The following DNA comes from Sphingopyxis sp. BSN-002.
CAGGCCCGTCAGCTCGACCGTACGAAAATATCCGCCATATTGATAGGTATAGGCGTAGAGCGAGAAGGCGCCGAGCACGAGCATCACCCCATAGACGATGCGCAGATTGAGCGTCCGCGCGATCGTTCCGACCTGATATTTCGGATGCGAGAAATATCGCGAGCGCTTCCCCGACCCATAGAAGATGATGCAAGTGAAATATGAAATCAGTACTGCAATAGCTATTTCGAGTACCACCTGCGGGTCTTCGTTAAGACCATATATATTTACATTGTCTCCATACAGGTCCTTGAAGAAAAATACCGCGAGCGGGCACAGGCCATACACGATCGCAAAATTCATGCTCATGATGAATCGGCCATCGAGCCGCACCTTGGCGACCTGCCGGATTATTTCTTTCGATAGTGCGTGGAGAAATATGAAGGAGAAGATAAGTATGCTCAGAACAGACATTTTTTACTCTATCTTGCCTTCTCGTCACCCATTATGGTGAAGCGTCCCGACCTGACCATGCAAAGAAGAAAAATGAAAATCCTCTTCCTCACATCCTCGATGGAAACCGGGGGAGCAGAACGTGTCGCCGCGCTGCTTGCGAGCGCTTGGGCAGATCAGGGCCATGACGTCACGCTGATGCCGACCTTTTCCGGACGAGGCGATTGCGCTTTCCCGCTGTCAGATTCCGTCGAACTCCGGTTTCTCGCCGATATCGCTTCGCCAAACGCCGGAAAACTAGCGCGTCTCCGGACTCTTCGTGCGTTCATACGGTCTGCCCAACCCGATGTCATCATTTCATTTCTCCCGCACGTCAACGCCGCCGCGGTCGCGGCGGCCGCGGGGCTGGGCATTCCGGTCGTCGCCTGCGAGCGGACCTATCCGCCGCTTCTCCAGCCGCCCCTGCCGCCCTTCTATCGCATCGCCCGTCGGCTGACCTATCCCTTTGCCGCGGCGCTGGTCGGCCAGACCGAGACTGCAGCCGTCTGGCTGCGCGCGCGCGCCGGCCGCGCGCCGGTCGCGACGATACCCAATCCGGTGGTGAACCCGCTGCCGTCCAATCCGCCCCGGCTGAACCCCGGCGACCTGTTCGGTCCCGACCGGAAGCTTGTCCTGTGGGCCGGGCGCTTCGAGGAATCGAAACGCGCCGACGTCCTGATCGACGCGTTCGCCCGTATCGCCGCCGGTGCGGCCGGATGGGATGTCATATTGCTCGGCGACGGGCCGGCGCGTGCAGCGGCGTTCGAGCGGGTGAGACAGCATGGGCTGGAAGACCGCATCCGCCTGCCCGGCTTTGCGGGCAACCTTGCCGAATGGTATGCGCGCGCCGACGCGTTCGTCATGACCTCCTCGTACGAGGGCTTTCCCAACGCGCTGCTCGAAGCCCTGGCCCAAGGCCTGCCCTCCATCGCCTTTGACGTGCTGACCGGCCCCGCCGAGCTCGCCGACAACGGCCGGCGCCTGATCCTCCTGCCCGACCGCGACCATGTCGACGCGCTCGCGGATGCTCTTTCGACGTTGCTCACCGACGAAGCGCGGCGCGCGGAACTTGGCCGCGCGGCGCTCGAAACCGCTACCGACTATTCGAAGGATCGCGTCCTCGCGATGTGGGACGACCTGTTTGCGAAGGTCGTGCGCTCAGGCGGTGCGACGGAAGCGAAACTCTGAACAGCCGGTTCCGAACAGCCCGAGCTTGGGGTGGAGCTCCAGAACAAGCTCGGGCTCGAAACCGCGCGCGCGCATGAAATCGATGATTTCCTGCTCGGTCGCCGATTCATAGGGATAGCCGCCGAGCCAGTCGTCGACGTCGTTGTAGAAATTCATCCCGCGCTGGTCCTTGTATTCGGCGATGAACTTCGACGGGCTGTTTCCGGTCAGCAGCAGGCGCAGCTTGTATCCGGCGATATAGGGCACGCGGATGAGCGAACGGACGAACGAACCGCCGTTGGTAAAGACCTTCTTCTCGACCTTCCACGCCCAGCAGAGCGGCGTCTTGCGATAGATGGCGAGGACGAACTGGCCGCCCGCCGCGACATGCGTCGCCGCCTTGTCGATCGCATCCCACATCGCGCCGGTGTGGTGCAGCACGCCCCACGAATAGACGATGTCGAAGGTGCCGAGATCGCGCGCCTGCGGATCGAGGATCGACACGAGCCGCGCCTCGACATTCTTTCCCGGCCAGTTCGCCGCCACGACCTTGCGCGTCGTTTCGATCGAGTTGGCGTCGATGTCGACCGCCATCACCGACTTTGCGCCAAGGCGCAGCGCCGCAAGGCTGTGGAGCCCCGATCCGCTGCCGATGTCGAGGAAGGTCCGGCCCTCGATATCTTCCTTCGGGATCAGCTTGAGGACACCCGCTTCGGCGTGCCGGATCGCCTCGTCGTCGATCTTCTCCGAATAATCCTTCCAGTTCGCACCGAATTCAAAGTGCGTCGAAACATCGGTCAGACTTGCAGACATTCTCAAAAAGCTCCTTCGCCCGCGCATTTGCAGGCAGATGATTCAGATCGGTTCAAAGCGGGCGCCCGCGGGCGCGAAAAGCGGAAACGCGGCTCAGCGCGTGACGCGCGGGTCCGAAATTCGTTGCGACGAGGATCGCGCAATAGACTGCTATCCCTGTGAAAATCTGTACTGCGAGCCGTACCAATGCCACAGTCCAGCCGGTGGCGCCATATGACCATCGATCGATGCCGTGGAGGATCGCAGCCATGACGGTTACCGCCACCAGGATCTTGCCGAGATCGGCAAGCGGCAGCGAGACCGTCCCCGGCAGCCGGGTCGAAACAAGCGCCGCGATGGTACAGCCGGCCGCCGCCGCGATCAGGCTGGCCCACGCCGCGCCCGCGCCGCCATAGGCGGGGATCAGCACGAAACACCCGGCAACGAGCAGGCCGATCATCACCCCGGCGTTGACGATCGGCAGCGCCGTGCGCTTGGCGATCTGGTATCTGAGGTCGACGACGAAGGACTTCAGGTTGATGAACAGCGCGGTCGCCGCGAACAGGCCGAGCGATACCGCAGCGTCGGCGCGGATCGCCTTGCCGGTGATCATCCACGCCAGATCGTCGGCGACGAAATGCAGGCCGACCGCGCTGGGCAACAGCAAGCCGACGAACAACAGGATATATTGCGAATAAAGCCGACGCTCCTCCTCGTCCTCTTGCGCCGAATGAAGCTCGAGCAGCCGCGGATAAAAGGCCTGGCTGAGCGAGGAGGCCATCATTCCGATCGAGAAGATCGCAAGATCGGCACCCGCGGCATAGCCCGCCACGGCGTCGACGCCCTGCTTGGCGCCCAGAATATAGCGATCGAGACTGGTTCCGAGCTGAACCAGCAGGATCGAAAAGGACAATGGCAGGCCATAGCGCGCGAGATGCCCCAGGATCGCGCGGTCGACATGGCGCACGCGCACGCCTTCGGCCCACGTCAGAAAGCGCGGAATCAGAAGCGGCAACCAATAGGCGAGTCCGAGCGCGAACATGAAATGATCGAAGCGCCGCGACACGAAAAAGGCCGCCAGCGGCAGTGCGAGCGTCAGCAGCAGCTTGGCGAGCTGGAGCTGGACGAACAACGCGGGACGGCGCTGCAACGTCAGCTGCACATTGCTGTATTCGTACACCGAATAGCCGGTCAGCAGCATCAGCATGCCGATCGTCATCTCGGCTGTAATCGGCCGTCCCGAGAGCAGGATGACGGCAAGCGCGGCCAGCGCGGACAGCACCGCCGACAGCAACAGCGCGAACAGTCCGCTGCTCTGCAACCGGACGCGGTCGGGAACTTCGGCGTACATGCGGAACACCGACTGGATCACCCAGGTGCAGAACAGGGCGTTGAACAGCGCCGAGGTCGTGATCGTCAGCGTGTAGACGCCATAGTCGGCCGGCGCGAGAAGCCGCGAGAAAATGGCAATCGACGCGACGGTGAGAAGGGCGGCGAGCGCCCGACCGACCATGTAGATGCCGCTTGCCCGGATCACGAAATGCCCTTCCCTTCCCGCCGCCGGGAAGATTGCGCCACGCCGCTTCTTACAGCCGCAGGTCCGCGTCTTCGAGAGGGAGCACGCCCTTCACGTCGACGAGGATCGCTTCATCCTTGCCGAAGGCGCGGAGCGCCGCGGCGCCGCTTTCGATGAATTCGCGGTGCGACACGGCGAGGACGACCGCGTCGTAGCCGGCACCCGGCTTTGCGAGCACGTCGAGGCCATATTCGTGCCGCGCTTCATCGGCATCGACCCACGGGTCGTAAACGTCGACCTCGGCCCCATATTCCGCGAGTTCGCTGATCACGTCGACAACCCGCGTGTTGCGGATGTCGGGGCAATTTTCCTTGAATGCGAGGCCGAGGAGCAGGATGCGTGCACCCTGCACCGGCAGCCCGCGCTTGATCATCAGCCGCACCGTCTGGCTGGCGATATAGCCCCCCATCCCGTCGTTGACACGCCGTCCGGCCAGAATGACCTCGGGGTGATAGCCGACCGCCTGCGCCTTGTGCGTCAGATAATAGGGATCGACCCCGATGCAGTGTCCGCCGACGAGGCCCGGCGTGAACTTCAGGAAGTTCCATTTCGTCCCGGCGGCCGCGAGCACGCTGTGCGTGTCGATGCCGAGCTTGCCGAAGATGATCGACAGTTCGTTCATCAGCGCGATGTTGAGGTCGCGCTGGGTGTTCTCGATCACCTTCGCGGCTTCGGCGACGCGAATGCTCTCGGCCTTGAAGGTGCCCGCCGTAATAATCTCTGCATAGAGGCGGTCGACCCATTCGGCGACCTCTGCCGTCGAACCGCTGGTGACCTTGCGGATGGTCGGCAGGCGATGCTCCTTGTCGCCGGGATTGATCCGCTCGGGGCTATAGCCGCAGAAGAAATCCTCGTTGAACTTCAGCCCGCTCACGCGCTCGAGGATCGGCACGCAATCCTCTTCGGTGCAGCCCGGATAGACGGTGCTCTCATAGATGACGATGTCGCCGCGCTTCAGTGCCCTGCCCACCGTTTCCGACGCCTTGACGAGCGGGGTCAGGTCGGGGCGCTTGTGCGCGTCGATCGGGGTGGGAACGGTGACGATGAAGACGCGCGCCGCCGACAGATCGGCGGCGTCGCACGAAAAGCCGAGGCGCGCTGCGGCGGCCAGTTCCTCGGCCGTCGTCTCCAGCGTATCGTCGCGGCCTTCGCGAAGCGCCGCGATGCGCTCCCGGTTGATGTCGAAACCGGTGACGTCGCGCACACGGCCGAATTCGACGGCAAGCGGCAGGCCGACATAGCCGAGGCCGATAACGGCAATCGGCGCCGAGGCAAAATCAGGCAGGGGGGAGATGGCGGTCATTTCTGGAAATAATCCCTGTACCAGGCGACGAACTGCGCGACGCCGTCGCGGAAATCGGTCTGCGGACGATAGCCGGTCAGCTTTTCGAGCAGGCTGGCATCGGCCCAGGTTGCGGGCACATCGCCCATCTGCATCGGCATCAGATTACGCTCGGCCTTGCGGCCCAGCGATTCCTCGATCGCGGTGACGAAGTCGAGCAGGCGGACCTTGTCGTTGTTGCCGATGTTGACGATGCGGAACGGCGCGACCGGCGACAGGCTGTCGCCTTCCTCGATATCGGCGGCCGACGCCGGGCGCTGCGGCACGGCATCGATCAGCAGGCGGATACCGCGGACCAGATCCTCGACATAGGTAAAGTCGCGGTACATGTCGCCGCCATTGTAGAGGTCGATCGGACGGCCATCGAGGATTGCGTCGACGAACTTGTAGAGCGCCATGTCAGGGCGGCCCCACGGTCCATAGACGGTGAAGAAACGGAACATCGTCGTCGGCACGTTCCAAAGGTGCGCATGCGCGTGCCCCATCGATTCCGTTGCCTTCTTGGTCGCGGCATAGATGGTGAGCGGGGTATCGGCCTTTTCGGTTTCCTGAAACGGCATGTCCTCGTTGGCGCCATAGACGGACGAGGTCGACGCCATCAGCAGGTGACCGACATTGTTCCGGCGCGCTGCCTCCATGACGTTGAAGGTGCCGATGACGTTGGCCTGCAGATAGGCGTGCGGATTTTCGAGCGAATAGCGCACACCGGCCTGCGCCGCGAGATGGACGATCGCGTCGGGCTTGAAGGCATCGATGACCTCGTCGATCCGCTCGCGATCCTCGAGCATCGCCTCGGTCGCCTGGAACGCCTGATTCTGAAGCAGGATCTGGTGCCGGCGACGCTTCAGATTGACGTCATAATAGTCGGTCATGCCGTCGAAACCGGCGACCTCGAACCCTTCGGCGAGCAGCAGTTTCGCCAGGTGGAATCCGATGAAGCCGGCGGTGCCGGTCACGAATATCTTGCGACGCACGCGAATCTCCAATTACGAAAAATCTAGGGGGTGGATTGCGAAACCGGGGCGGCAACCTTCGGGGCCGCTCCGGCGGCGCGCTGAAGGCTGAGGCGCCGGATCGCGATGTCGACACCGGCATCGCCGGCCGTCGTGTCGAGTTCGATGGTCGCCCAGTACCAGCTGCAGTTCGAGGCCGGCACCTCGATCCGCGCACTGCCCGTCCCCTCTGCCAGCGTCGCAGGCGCGATCTGGGTCCCGCCCTTGCCTCGCTCGGCGCAGCTCAGGCGCAGTTTCACGGTTGCGTCCTTGCGGTCGGCAAGGCCCGACATGTTCCACTGGACGCGGTACCCGCCGGGCTGGGTGAGATGAACGATCTGGCGCGCGGCGATCCCCGAGGCGTCGGGCAGGCTCGACAGCAGCAAGGCGCCTTCCTTGGCCTCGATATTGGCGCCGATATCGCCCGTCTGCAGCAGCTCCCAGTCGATCGGGACATAGCGCGGCTGGCGATCGAAGCCCGGGTTGGTCAGCAGCTCGCCCGCCGGCGGTTGCGGCAGGCCGAGGGCATGCGCGAGGTTGAACGCCGACGCAGGATAGCCCCGCGCAGCCAGTTCGACGATAAGCCGGAAATCGCTCTCGCTTGCCTTGTCGAGCTTCCACGGCGCGCCCGCGATACGCTGCCGCACTTCGGCCGCCTGCGGGATCGCCGCGGGATTGGCCAGCACTGCCAGCCAGTAATCCTCCGCCCATTTCGGATTGCGCCCCAGAATCGGCGGCAGAGCCTGGAGGGCGCCGGGGCTGACCGTCGCCGCCGCCATCCGCCCGACATAAAGATCGCGCACTTCGTAGCTGACCGTCATGGCCTGGCCGAGCAGCTTCACCGCCCGTTCGGGATTGTCCTTGGCCATCGCGTCGTCGATCAGCATCGCGTTGATCAGATTGTCGCGCCGCGTCAGCTGGCTTGCAAGCGTGAGCAATTGCCGCGACTGCACGGCCTTGCCCTGCCCCTGCAGCGACTGGATCAGCACCGGCAAGGCCGAAACCGCCAGCGGGTCGCCGGCAAACGCCTCACGCGCCAACCGGACCTCGAGCGCGGAGGGAACCGACTTCGGCTTCCTGGCCAGCCGTACGCCCTGAAGCTGACGGCTGAGCGAAGCCTTGGCGGCACCGACCGGCGGCATGCCCAAGGCCACCGAACGGGCCGGCGCACGGCGCTGGTTGGCGATGACGAAGCTCTGCGCCGCCGCGGCGATGGCGGCCACGAGGCCGACGCCGAGCAATAGAGCCTTTTTTCCTGTGCTGTTCATGACCCGCTACCGAAAGCCTCAGCTGTCGCCATTGCCCTGTTGCTTGTCCGCGCCATAGCCATAGCCGTAACCATATCCATAGCCGTACCCGTAACCGTAGATTTCGTTGCGACGGCCGACCTTGGTGACGAGAGCGCCATAGATTTGCGCGCCGGTCTGGCGAAGACGGTTGAGCGCCGATTTGATCGCCCGCGAACTGTTGCTCGACGCGTCGATCGTGAACATGACGCCTTCGACAGCCCGTGCGAGCAGCGGCGCGTCGGCAAGGCCAAGCACCGGCGGCGCGTCGAGAATGACGTGGTCATATTCGTTCAGCAGCAGGTCGATCAGCTGGCCGAGGCGCGACGAGCTGAACAGCTCTGCCGCATTGGGCGGCATCGGGCCGGCGAGCATGTAGTCGAAGCCGAACTCGTCCGATTTGGCGATCAGGCCCGAGACATTGTCGACGCCGGTCAGATAGTTGCTGAGACCGACCTTGTTGTCGATGTCGAGCATCTCGTTGAGCGACGGGCTGCGGATATCCGCGTCGATGAGGATGATCTTCTTGTTCGTCTGGCTGAACACGCTCGCAAGGCTGAGCGCCGAACTGCTCTTCCCCTCCGCAGGGCGCGTCGAGGTGAGCAGGAAGCTCCGCGGCGCGCCATGGGTGGTCAGGAAGGTCAGGTTGGTCTGGGCCGCCAGATAAGCCTCGTAGACCATCGACTTCTTGTCGAGGAGCAGTTCCTCGAAATCGTCGGCCTCGACCTTCGGAATCGATCCGAGCAGCGGCAGACCGAAGCGGTCCGTAACCTCGCTCGGATCGCGGATCGACTGGTCGAGCTGTTCGAGCAGGAAGACGATGGCCGCAGCAAGCGCCAGGCCGGCGATGAGCGCCACGGCCAGGTTCAGGAACAGGTTGGGACTCGACGGCTTGCGCGCCGGCGCCGCCGTGTCGACAACGGCAATATTGTTGGTGCCGACGCCGGCCGCGCCGATTTCCTTGTAGCGCTGGAGCAGGCCGTCATAGAGCTGGCGGTTCGTGTCGACTTCGCGCTGCAGGATCGCATATTCGATCGAACGGCGCTGCTGGTCGCGATATTTGCCCGTGATCTTGTCGAGTTCGCCCGTCAGGTCGCGCTCGCGCTTGACCGCCGCCGCATAGGTCTCGCGGTTGATCCCCTGGGCACGGCGCGCCTCGGTCTCGATACTGCGATTGAGCGTCGCGAGCTGCTCCTTCTTGGAGGCGAGTTCGGGATAATCGTCACCGAAGATCGCGCTGAGGCGCGCGACATCGGCCGACAGCTCGGCCCGGCGCTGACGAAGCGCGCTGACAGCATTGTTGCTCCAGCTGTCAGCCGCGGCGGTCGAGCTGCTCAGCTGGCTTTCGGCCGCGACGCGCGCGTCGCGCGCTGCGCCGAGCGCTTCGCTCACCTGTTCGACGTCTGCCGAAGCGAGCGTCCGCTCGGACACGGTGCGGCCGCTGATCGGGTCGACCTTGCCTTCGATCGTGATGATGCCGTTCGTGGTCGCGTAGGTGATGAGTTCACGCTCGGAATCCTCGAGGTTGCGGCGCAGTGCCGTGATGCGCTGTTCAAGGAATTTCCGCGCATCGCTCGTCGCCGCGAAGCGACGATCGAGGTTGGCCGCAACGAATTGCTGGACCCAGAGATTCGTAAGCTTTGCCGAAAGCGCCGGCGAGGGAGTCGAGAAGCCGACGTCGACCAGGCTCGACTGACGGACGGGCGCGATATTGACCGCGTCGAGCAGAATCTTCTCCGCCCGTTCCGCCATCTGGGCGCGCTGTGCGCTGTTGGGGGCGCCGCCGCCCTCCTGCCCTTCGGTCAGGTCGTAGACGGCAAGGAATTCCTTGTCGTTGAGCAGGTTCCCGGCGCGCACGGTGCGCTGTGCGAGCGAGCGCGACGCGAGCAGGCTGTACTGGGTGTTGAAGAAGGCGATTTCGTTGGTCAGCGTCTTCTCGCGCGCACCCTCGACGTCGGTTTCGACGGGAGCCTGCGGCGAAATCTCGATACGCGACGTGCTCGTATAGAGCGGCGTCATCAGGAAGGTGGCAATCAGCCCGAGCGAAAGGCAGGCGAGAACCGCCCCTGCCACCCACGCCTTGTGGTTCAGCAGCGCAACGAACGCGCGCTCGAGCATGTGCATGTCGAGCAGACCGCCACGATAGGCCGGAACATCATCGGCATCGGGGTCCGCGATTCCCGCGTTCACAATCGATCGCCGGCCTTTTACGCTATCCATCTTCGACATCATCCGTTCAGAAATTGCGGGTGCTTAGTTGTTGTTTCCGAGGTTGCTGATCACGACCAGCGGCGTGCTCAGCAACGTCGTCGCCTTGATCACATCCTCGAACAGGCGGCGCTGCGGAGAATCGCCGACGACCACGACGTCGTTCGGGAAGATCTCGGGATCGGCATAGTTGCCGCGGCGGATCGCCTTCAGATTATAGATGCCGACATATTGCTTGCCCTCGACCTTGCGGAAGACGAGCACATCGTCGAGCTTCGAATATTCGGTGACCCCGCCGGCAAGCGAGATCGCGCGCATCAGCGTCTGCTTGCCCACGAGCGGATACTGGCCGGGCTTGGTGACCTCGCCGTCGATCGTCACGGCCTGCGACAGCAGCAGAGCGGGGTTGGTCGATGCCTTGAGGTTCACCGTGACCTGCGGATTGCGGACGTAGCGCCCCGCCAGACGCCCCTCTATTTCGGTCGCGAGTTCGGCGGTCGTCTTCCCCGCTCCGTCCATCGTCCCGGCGAAGGGGTAGGAAAAGCGACCATTGCCGTCGGTCAGCACATCGCGCTTGAGATCGGGAATGCCGTATACCTCGACGGTCAATTCGGTGAACGGTCCGACGAAGGTCTGGCGCGAGGCCTGCTGGGTATCGACACCGGTCGGCTGCGGCAGCGCTTCGAGCAGGGTAACGCCGCTGGTCGGAACGTTCGCCACGGGCGCTCTCCCGCCGCAGGCCGCGAGGCCGAGGCAGACAAAAACAACAAGGGAACGCAGGCCGGTCATATGAAAAAGTTCCAAGCAAGATTATTTGGTAAAGGCCGCCCGGCCATAGGAAGAAAATCGAGGTTACGGAAGCTTCTTTAGCCCCGCGGAGCGGAATCTCCGGTCGCGGGACGCAGCCGGGCGAGAATAACGAGCAAAAATGCGGCGATCATCGCAAGCGATTGAGTTCGCAAGGGATAATCTACAATCGAATTCAGTATGATCAGGGCGAAGGCGCCGGCGAGAACGATCGGCTCGACAAATTCGACCCCGAGCGGCCGCGAGCGTTGCCGCAGTGCACCGACCAGGCCCGAAACGATCCACGACGCGCCGGCCAGAAAGATCAGGACCGCGGGCAATCCGCCCTCGATCGGCAATTGCAGCCAGTCATTATGCGCCTGGTTGAAATAGTCCTGCCGCAACAGCGCGTCGGGTTCGACGATCTGATACACGCTGGCGAACGAACCGAAACCCGAGCCCAGAAGCCATTGCCCCTTCGCCAGCGACGCGACGGTCCCGAGGGCCGCAATGCGGATTTCCTCGGCGCCGTCCCCGTCGACGAGACGCCCGACCGTGTTGTCGCGGCCGGAGAAGTAAAAGACCGCAACCAGCCCCGCGACAAGCAGGAAGGGAAGCAGGTTCAGAAGGATACGCCGCGCGGGCCTCGCGGCCGGCGCTGCGGCGGAGGCACGGCGATGCGCGCGCCCCCTCGCCTGATTGATCGGCTTGGGCTCGAACCGATAGCTCCACCGGACGAGCAGGTAGGAGAAAAGGAGGCTCGCGGACCCGAAGACGAGGCCGAACCGCGACCCGATGATCAGGATCAGCAACAGGAAAAAGACCATGCTGCCGATCAGCATCGGCACGATCAGCGGCCGCTTCGTACGGCTCGCAATCTCGTTTGCGGCAAGCCAGCCAGCCGACAGGATCGAAAGCGACAGCAGCAGCGCGTTGTGGTTGCGGTTGGCGAACAGGCCGACGAGCGAACCCTCGTTGGTGATGCGATAGAGGTAAAACAGGCTTCGCGGGCCGGCGACAAACTGGAACAGACAGAAAACCGCCGACGCCACGCCGAAGGCCCATATGGCCCACCACAGCCGTATCCGTTGGCCGGCGGGTACCGCAGCGGCGACGAGCAGGGCTGCCGCAGGCACGATCAGCGCCAGCAGGCTGTTGACCGTCTGCGTCGGGGTCATGCTGATCGGCCGCCACCGATCCCCCGTCCCCAGCAACTCGTCGATTGCGAAGACGCGATCCCGAAGCGGCAGGGCGCTCCAGATTGCGGGGGATAGCGGGATCAGCTGGACGAACATCCAGGCGGCCAGCAGGCCGAGCAGGATCAGCGGAAACCGGATACCCCGCCATGCCGCCGCGGGCACGAATGCGAGCATCGCAAAGAAGGTCAGTGCCGCGAAGCCGCGCAACAGGGGCAGCGACGCGATATCGCTGCGCGAGCCGCCGCCGGTCAGCGCGACCGCGAAAACGAACAGCGCGAGGGCGACAAGCCGCGTCGCCGGGGACAGGTCGTTCTGCAGCAAGCTGCCCGATACCGGCTTCATCGACCTTGTCGGCTTCATCGAATTCCCGTCCCAATATTCGTTGTGCAGCCGGTCATGCGATCCAACCGGTGCAGAGTCTATCGCTTCGTCGCAAAGCGGGCAAAAAACTAGTTGAGTTCGAAATCCGCAGTATCGAGATACCAGCGCCGGTCGCCTTCGAGGCCCAGCGCGGTCAGACGTCCGGTCAGATAGGCGCCGGTGTCTATTCCGATGCGGTTCCGCGCCTCATCGACATCGTCGGAAATCGTGTGACCATGGACGATCGTCACGCCATGATCCTGATCGTCGTGAATAAATTCCTCACGGATCCAGCGCAGATCGGGCAATTTCTGCCGGTCCAGCGGGACGCCGGGGCGGATGCCCGCATGGACGAAAACATAGTCACCGATCTGGATCATGTCCTCGCCGCGGTTGAGGAAGTCGACGTGCGACTGCGGAACCTTTCCGGGCAGTTGCTCCGCGACCTCTTCGAAGGTCGCCGCCGCATAGGCGGCATCGTCGCACCAATAGCTGCGGATCGTGGCGTCGCCGCCGATGCGGATGAAATAGCGCACGCGCTTCAGGTCGCCGGTCAGCGCCGCGAGAAAACATTCCT
Coding sequences within:
- a CDS encoding glycosyltransferase family 4 protein; amino-acid sequence: MEKYEGEDKYAQNRHFLLYLAFSSPIMVKRPDLTMQRRKMKILFLTSSMETGGAERVAALLASAWADQGHDVTLMPTFSGRGDCAFPLSDSVELRFLADIASPNAGKLARLRTLRAFIRSAQPDVIISFLPHVNAAAVAAAAGLGIPVVACERTYPPLLQPPLPPFYRIARRLTYPFAAALVGQTETAAVWLRARAGRAPVATIPNPVVNPLPSNPPRLNPGDLFGPDRKLVLWAGRFEESKRADVLIDAFARIAAGAAGWDVILLGDGPARAAAFERVRQHGLEDRIRLPGFAGNLAEWYARADAFVMTSSYEGFPNALLEALAQGLPSIAFDVLTGPAELADNGRRLILLPDRDHVDALADALSTLLTDEARRAELGRAALETATDYSKDRVLAMWDDLFAKVVRSGGATEAKL
- a CDS encoding class I SAM-dependent methyltransferase, whose product is MSASLTDVSTHFEFGANWKDYSEKIDDEAIRHAEAGVLKLIPKEDIEGRTFLDIGSGSGLHSLAALRLGAKSVMAVDIDANSIETTRKVVAANWPGKNVEARLVSILDPQARDLGTFDIVYSWGVLHHTGAMWDAIDKAATHVAAGGQFVLAIYRKTPLCWAWKVEKKVFTNGGSFVRSLIRVPYIAGYKLRLLLTGNSPSKFIAEYKDQRGMNFYNDVDDWLGGYPYESATEQEIIDFMRARGFEPELVLELHPKLGLFGTGCSEFRFRRTA
- a CDS encoding lipopolysaccharide biosynthesis protein: MIRASGIYMVGRALAALLTVASIAIFSRLLAPADYGVYTLTITTSALFNALFCTWVIQSVFRMYAEVPDRVRLQSSGLFALLLSAVLSALAALAVILLSGRPITAEMTIGMLMLLTGYSVYEYSNVQLTLQRRPALFVQLQLAKLLLTLALPLAAFFVSRRFDHFMFALGLAYWLPLLIPRFLTWAEGVRVRHVDRAILGHLARYGLPLSFSILLVQLGTSLDRYILGAKQGVDAVAGYAAGADLAIFSIGMMASSLSQAFYPRLLELHSAQEDEEERRLYSQYILLFVGLLLPSAVGLHFVADDLAWMITGKAIRADAAVSLGLFAATALFINLKSFVVDLRYQIAKRTALPIVNAGVMIGLLVAGCFVLIPAYGGAGAAWASLIAAAAGCTIAALVSTRLPGTVSLPLADLGKILVAVTVMAAILHGIDRWSYGATGWTVALVRLAVQIFTGIAVYCAILVATNFGPARHALSRVSAFRARGRPL
- the tviB gene encoding Vi polysaccharide biosynthesis UDP-N-acetylglucosamine C-6 dehydrogenase TviB, producing the protein MTAISPLPDFASAPIAVIGLGYVGLPLAVEFGRVRDVTGFDINRERIAALREGRDDTLETTAEELAAAARLGFSCDAADLSAARVFIVTVPTPIDAHKRPDLTPLVKASETVGRALKRGDIVIYESTVYPGCTEEDCVPILERVSGLKFNEDFFCGYSPERINPGDKEHRLPTIRKVTSGSTAEVAEWVDRLYAEIITAGTFKAESIRVAEAAKVIENTQRDLNIALMNELSIIFGKLGIDTHSVLAAAGTKWNFLKFTPGLVGGHCIGVDPYYLTHKAQAVGYHPEVILAGRRVNDGMGGYIASQTVRLMIKRGLPVQGARILLLGLAFKENCPDIRNTRVVDVISELAEYGAEVDVYDPWVDADEARHEYGLDVLAKPGAGYDAVVLAVSHREFIESGAAALRAFGKDEAILVDVKGVLPLEDADLRL
- a CDS encoding NAD-dependent epimerase/dehydratase family protein, whose product is MRRKIFVTGTAGFIGFHLAKLLLAEGFEVAGFDGMTDYYDVNLKRRRHQILLQNQAFQATEAMLEDRERIDEVIDAFKPDAIVHLAAQAGVRYSLENPHAYLQANVIGTFNVMEAARRNNVGHLLMASTSSVYGANEDMPFQETEKADTPLTIYAATKKATESMGHAHAHLWNVPTTMFRFFTVYGPWGRPDMALYKFVDAILDGRPIDLYNGGDMYRDFTYVEDLVRGIRLLIDAVPQRPASAADIEEGDSLSPVAPFRIVNIGNNDKVRLLDFVTAIEESLGRKAERNLMPMQMGDVPATWADASLLEKLTGYRPQTDFRDGVAQFVAWYRDYFQK
- a CDS encoding polysaccharide biosynthesis tyrosine autokinase, translated to MNAGIADPDADDVPAYRGGLLDMHMLERAFVALLNHKAWVAGAVLACLSLGLIATFLMTPLYTSTSRIEISPQAPVETDVEGAREKTLTNEIAFFNTQYSLLASRSLAQRTVRAGNLLNDKEFLAVYDLTEGQEGGGAPNSAQRAQMAERAEKILLDAVNIAPVRQSSLVDVGFSTPSPALSAKLTNLWVQQFVAANLDRRFAATSDARKFLEQRITALRRNLEDSERELITYATTNGIITIEGKVDPISGRTVSERTLASADVEQVSEALGAARDARVAAESQLSSSTAAADSWSNNAVSALRQRRAELSADVARLSAIFGDDYPELASKKEQLATLNRSIETEARRAQGINRETYAAAVKRERDLTGELDKITGKYRDQQRRSIEYAILQREVDTNRQLYDGLLQRYKEIGAAGVGTNNIAVVDTAAPARKPSSPNLFLNLAVALIAGLALAAAIVFLLEQLDQSIRDPSEVTDRFGLPLLGSIPKVEADDFEELLLDKKSMVYEAYLAAQTNLTFLTTHGAPRSFLLTSTRPAEGKSSSALSLASVFSQTNKKIILIDADIRSPSLNEMLDIDNKVGLSNYLTGVDNVSGLIAKSDEFGFDYMLAGPMPPNAAELFSSSRLGQLIDLLLNEYDHVILDAPPVLGLADAPLLARAVEGVMFTIDASSNSSRAIKSALNRLRQTGAQIYGALVTKVGRRNEIYGYGYGYGYGYGYGYGADKQQGNGDS